In the genome of Bacteroidales bacterium, one region contains:
- a CDS encoding helix-turn-helix transcriptional regulator, which produces MNKKDKSIGEKIKAWRKKKEITQDALAKKADIPYTTLAKIESDVIQNPSLQTITKIADGLGITIDDLIKI; this is translated from the coding sequence ATGAATAAAAAAGACAAATCCATTGGCGAGAAAATTAAAGCATGGAGAAAAAAGAAAGAAATTACGCAAGACGCTTTAGCTAAAAAGGCGGATATTCCCTATACCACCCTCGCCAAGATAGAAAGCGATGTTATTCAAAATCCTTCACTTCAGACAATAACCAAAATTGCGGATGGTTTAGGGATTACTATTGATGACTTAATAAAGATTTAA
- a CDS encoding site-specific DNA-methyltransferase yields the protein MAKKDYTNWDRKDLIKEIEQLRKRKKYGLVWENKPENVVEQCKTELPVLEEVKTKEIITDPDKPINLLIEGDNYHALSVLNYTHKGKIDVIYIDPPYNTGAKDWKYNNDYVDENDQWRHSKWIQMMEHRLNHARKLLSQTGFIICAIDKYELFSLGLLMDEIFGEKNRLGVISVVHKPEGRNQEKFFGTSNEFMFVYAKSINSASFNKITLDDELADRFSEEDEQGSYRLKNFIRLTDGKYSLRKNKPHFFYPIYVSQNLENFSLEEKKGYIATYPITDKGVERTWKTTKETFLKLATLGNIVAKKESDKIVLYEKLREDQVIKTHWIKKEYHGYHFGTKLIEEILGAKKFDFPKSLYLVFDILKLVSKKDSIILDFFAGSGTTGHAVLELNKNDGGNRKFILCTNNENDIAEEVCYPRIEKVINGYKFWGQDKSILFEQKLSKKLLANIDIVLDDLKKAREHNKPNYDKLEVKIEDNTLRLYGLKKSNGKKEGLGGNLKYFKTSFVPADPTDKNKIALTEKATEMLCVKEDTFEAVKTTKQYKIFRNKKRYTGIVFDHQAIDDFKKEIAKIDGKFSLYIFSLGDDTFDEEFEDMKKKVKLSPIPEAILRVYRRIFK from the coding sequence ATGGCGAAAAAAGATTATACAAATTGGGATAGAAAAGACTTAATCAAAGAGATTGAGCAACTTCGCAAACGTAAGAAATACGGTCTTGTCTGGGAAAATAAGCCGGAAAATGTTGTTGAGCAATGCAAAACCGAATTGCCGGTTTTGGAAGAAGTGAAAACCAAAGAGATAATCACCGACCCCGACAAACCAATAAATTTATTAATTGAGGGAGATAATTACCACGCACTTTCAGTTTTGAATTATACACACAAAGGCAAAATTGATGTGATTTATATTGATCCACCGTATAACACAGGAGCAAAAGACTGGAAATACAATAATGACTATGTAGATGAAAATGATCAATGGCGACATAGCAAATGGATTCAAATGATGGAGCATAGACTAAACCATGCTAGAAAACTGCTTTCACAAACAGGATTTATTATTTGTGCCATTGATAAGTATGAGTTGTTTTCTTTGGGTTTATTAATGGACGAAATATTTGGTGAAAAAAATCGACTTGGTGTTATAAGTGTAGTCCACAAGCCAGAGGGCAGGAATCAGGAAAAATTTTTTGGCACTTCAAACGAATTTATGTTTGTTTATGCTAAAAGCATTAACTCCGCCTCATTTAATAAAATAACTTTGGATGATGAACTTGCAGACCGCTTTTCAGAAGAAGATGAACAAGGCAGTTATCGATTAAAGAATTTTATTCGACTCACAGACGGGAAATATAGTTTGAGAAAAAACAAACCTCATTTTTTCTACCCAATTTATGTCAGTCAAAACTTAGAAAACTTTAGTTTAGAAGAAAAAAAAGGATATATTGCTACCTATCCAATTACCGATAAAGGTGTGGAAAGAACATGGAAAACCACTAAAGAAACATTTTTAAAATTAGCAACTCTTGGAAATATTGTTGCAAAAAAGGAAAGCGATAAAATTGTTCTTTATGAGAAATTGCGAGAAGATCAAGTAATCAAAACCCATTGGATTAAAAAAGAATATCATGGCTATCATTTTGGAACTAAATTAATAGAAGAAATTTTAGGAGCTAAAAAATTTGATTTCCCAAAATCATTATATTTGGTATTTGATATTTTAAAATTAGTTTCTAAAAAAGACTCAATTATTTTAGATTTTTTTGCTGGATCTGGTACGACAGGACACGCTGTACTTGAATTAAACAAGAATGATGGTGGCAATAGAAAATTTATTCTGTGTACGAACAATGAAAACGACATTGCTGAGGAAGTTTGTTATCCAAGAATTGAAAAAGTTATAAATGGCTATAAATTTTGGGGGCAAGACAAATCTATTTTGTTTGAGCAAAAACTAAGCAAAAAGCTTTTAGCGAACATTGATATTGTTTTAGACGATTTAAAGAAAGCAAGAGAACACAACAAGCCAAATTACGATAAATTAGAGGTTAAAATTGAAGATAATACATTGCGTTTATATGGTCTAAAAAAATCTAATGGCAAAAAAGAAGGTCTAGGCGGGAATCTGAAATATTTTAAAACTTCTTTTGTCCCAGCCGATCCAACTGACAAAAACAAAATTGCTTTAACAGAGAAAGCAACAGAAATGCTTTGTGTAAAAGAAGATACTTTCGAAGCAGTAAAAACGACAAAGCAATACAAGATTTTCCGAAACAAGAAACGATATACTGGTATTGTTTTTGATCATCAAGCGATAGATGATTTTAAAAAGGAAATCGCTAAAATTGACGGCAAATTTAGTCTTTATATTTTCTCGCTCGGCGATGATACTTTTGACGAGGAATTTGAAGATATGAAGAAAAAAGTAAAGTTATCTCCAATTCCGGAAGCGATACTTCGAGTTTATCGCAGAATATTTAAATAA